The Triticum urartu cultivar G1812 unplaced genomic scaffold, Tu2.1 TuUngrouped_contig_1279, whole genome shotgun sequence genome window below encodes:
- the LOC125526654 gene encoding probable methyltransferase PMT24, which produces MPLFDRDRYQRLPLDVGGGGARRPASSCATATVVLFVGLCLVSAWLMAPTSNVPMGVSPDKAGEDTDVGLTRSVVKGADADMTQTTDKAAKEEDDGPAVQTTEVDQSAETTDADANSATAGKPDGDTVAGAESPSKNLTPSHDSGMTEGGDVAKPEEDPDKNVQNNTEEATTDKGAEDVSTGTNQSGGNNTEQDTEEATTDKGAEESTGTKQSGSNNAKQNTEEATTDKGAEDASTGTNQSGGNNAEQNTEEGTTDKSAEDASTDTNQSGGNNAEQNTEEATTYKSAEDASTGTNQSTEEAPKDTTDTGDQVDKSSGTTETGGQGEKNVEAAPTEKKAETEDNITNKNAEETPAYAKEAGDDGMEKNQTAFDDRTGDDAATGAASKNQTFVDKNDRPRNQTSTTVDDTLSEEDGMVLTNSSTTTQGEDERPVTEPVTGGDAETAELLPSGQAELLNETTTAEQDVTFPTQATESTEEKARNSRKKKEHQNNGNVVVVVGESSTEEASYVWKLCNTSAGADYIPCLDNEAAIKGLKSNKHYEHRERHCPSPAPSCLVPLPEGYRQPIPWPESRERIWYNNVPHTKLALYKGHQNWVKVSGDGEHLVFPGGGTQFLNGASHYIDVIQEALPAVAWGTRSRVALDVGCGVASLGGYLFDKDVLAMSFAPKDEHEAQVQFALERGIPAISAVMGTKRLPFPGGAYDLVHCARCRVPWHIEGGKLLLEANRLLRPGGLFVWSATPVYRKDAENVGIWQAMAALTKSMCWEMVTRTSDTVDQTAMVIFKKPSSNECYSKRSRAEPPLCEESDDPNAAWNITLQACMHRVATEAAARGSRWPEQWPERLTAAPYWLNESQVGVYGKPAADDLAADTEHWREAVNSSYLSGMGIEWKNVRNVIDMRSVYGGLAAALRDMKVWVMNIVPVESPDTLPIIYERGLLGMYHDWCESLSTYPRSYDLVHADHLFSKLKYRCKVRLVMAEVDRILRPEGKMIVRDDRDTAEEVERIAKSLHWEVRMAVSNQGERLLCFHKTMWRPTQVQPLV; this is translated from the exons ATGCCGTTGTTTGATCGAGATCGCTACCAGAGGCTGCCGCTCGacgtcggcggcggtggcgccCGGCGGCCCGCGTCGTCCTGCGCCACAGCCACGGTCGTCCTCTTCGTGGGGCTCTGCCTCGTCTCCGCGTGGCTGATGGCGCCCACGAGCAACGTCCCGATGGGCGTCTCACCGGACAAGGCCGGGGAGGACACGGACGTCGGCTTGACCCGCAGCGTCGTCAAGGGTGCCGACGCCGACATGACACAGACAACAGACAAGGCTGccaaggaggaggacgacggtCCGGCCGTGCAAACGACGGAGGTCGACCAGAGCGCAGAGACGACGGATGCCGATGCCAACAGCGCCACCGCAGGCAAGCCCGACGGCGACACCGTAGCCGGGGCCGAGTCGCCGTCCAAGAACCTCACACCCTCTCACGACAGCGGCATGACGGAAGGCGGGGATGTGGCCAAGCCGGAGGAAGACCCCGACAAGAATGTCCAGAATAACACGGAGGAGGCGACGACCGACAAGGGCGCCGAGGATGTGTCGACAGGCACGAACCAGAGCGGCGGCAACAATACCGAGCAGGACACGGAGGAAGCGACGACCGACAAGGGCGCCGAGGAGTCGACAGGAACGAAGCAGAGCGGCAGCAACAACGCCAAGCAGAACACGGAGGAGGCGACGACCGACAAGGGCGCCGAGGATGCGTCGACAGGCACGAACCAGAGCGGCGGCAACAACGCCGAGCAGAACACGGAGGAGGGGACGACCGACAAGAGCGCCGAGGATGCGTCGACAGACACGAACCAGAGTGGTGGCAACAATGCCGAGCAGAACACGGAGGAGGCGACGACCTACAAGAGCGCCGAGGATGCGTCAACAGGCACAAACCAGAGCACGGAGGAGGCACCAAAAGACACGACGGACACCGGTGACCAGGTTGATAAAAGCTCCGGCACTACAGAGACCGGCGGCCAGGGCGAGAAGAACGTCGAGGCGGCGCCGACCGAGAAGAAGGCTGAGACAGAGGATAACATCACCAACAAGAACGCCGAAGAGACGCCGGCCTACGCAAAAGAAGCTGGCGACGACGGCATGGAGAAGAACCAGACGGCCTTCGACGACCGGACCGGCGACGATGCGGCCACCGGCGCTGCATCCAAGAACCAAACGTTCGTCGACAAGAACGACAGACCCAGGAACCAGACATCTACAACTGTAGATGACACACTCTCTGAAGAAGACGGAATGGTTCTAACGAACAGTAGCACCACCACCCAAGGCGAAGACGAGAGGCCAGTGACGGAGCCGGTGACCGGCGGCGACGCAGAAACGGCGGAGCTGCTGCCGAGCGGGCAGGCGGAGCTTCTCAACGAGACGACGACGGCTGAGCAGGACGTCACGTTCCCGACACAGGCGACGGAGTCGACCGAGGAGAAGGCGCGAAACagcaggaagaagaaggagcaCCAGAACAACGGCAATGTGGTGGTCGTCGTCGGCGAGTCGTCGACGGAGGAGGCCTCGTACGTGTGGAAGCTGTGCAACACGAGCGCCGGCGCGGACTACATCCCGTGCCTGGACAACGAGGCGGCCATCAAGGGCCTCAAGAGCAACAAGCACTACGAGCACCGCGAGCGGCACTGCCCGTCCCCAGCGCCGTCATGCCTGGTGCCGCTGCCGGAGGGCTACCGGCAGCCGATCCCGTGGCCGGAAAGCCGCGAGAGGATCTGGTACAACAACGTGCCGCACACCAAGCTGGCGCTGTACAAGGGGCACCAAAACTGGGTGAAGGTGTCCGGCGACGGCGAGCACCTGGTGTTCCCGGGCGGCGGCACGCAGTTCCTGAACGGCGCGTCGCACTACATCGACGTGATCCAGGAGGCGCTCCCGGCGGTGGCGTGGGGGACGCGCAGCCGCGTGGCGCTTGACGTCGGCTGCGGCGTGGCAAGCTTGGGCGGGTACCTGTTCGACAAGGACGTGCTGGCCATGTCCTTCGCGCCCAAGGACGAGCACGAGGCGCAGGTGCAGTTCGCGCTGGAGCGCGGGATCCCGGCCATCTCGGCTGTGATGGGCACGAAGCGGCTCCCCTTCCCCGGCGGCGCCTACGACTTGGTGCACTGCGCGCGGTGCCGCGTGCCGTGGCACATCGAGGGAGGCAAGCTGCTGCTGGAGGCGAACCGGCTGCTCCGGCCCGGCGGGCTGTTCGTGTGGTCAGCGACGCCGGTGTACCGGAAGGACGCGGAGAACGTGGGGATCTGGCAGGCCATGGCTGCACTGACAAAGTCCATGTGCTGGGAGATGGTGACGAGGACGAGCGACACGGTGGACCAGACCGCCATGGTCATCTTCAAGAAGCCGTCCAGCAACGAGTGCTACAGCAAGAGGAGCCGGGCGGAGCCGCCGCTGTGCGAGGAGTCGGATGACCCCAACGCCGCATG GAACATAACGCTGCAGGCGTGCATGCACAGAGTGGCCACCGAGGCAGCGGCGCGAGGCTCGCGGTGGCCGGAGCAGTGGCCGGAGAGGCTGACGGCGGCGCCCTACTGGCTGAACGAGAGCCAGGTGGGCGTGTACGGCAAGCCCGCGGCGGATGACCTGGCGGCGGACACGGAGCACTGGAGGGAGGCGGTCAACAGCTCCTACCTGAGCGGCATGGGCATCGAGTGGAAGAACGTGAGGAACGTCATCGACATGCGATCCGTCTACGGCGG GTTGGCGGCGGCGCTGCGGGACATGAAGGTGTGGGTGATGAACATCGTGCCGGTGGAGTCGCCGGATACGCTGCCCATCATCTACGAGCGCGGGCTGCTGGGGATGTACCACGACTGGTGCGAGTCCCTGAGCACGTACCCGAGGTCGTACGATCTCGTCCACGCCGACCATCTCTTCTCCAAGCTCAAGTACAGGTGCAAGGTGAGGCTGGTGATGGCGGAGGTGGACCGGATCCTCAGGCCAGAGGGGAAGATGATCGTCCGTGACGACAGGGACACGGCCGAGGAGGTGGAGAGGATCGCCAAATCTCTGCACTGGGAGGTCCGGATGGCCGTGTCAAACCAGGGGGAGAGGCTGCTCTGCTTCCACAAGACCATGTGGCGACCCACCCAAGTCCAACCACTCGTCTAG
- the LOC125526656 gene encoding DEAD-box ATP-dependent RNA helicase 27-like, giving the protein CLIIDEADRILEQNFEEDMKQIFKRLPQNRQTVLFSATQTKEVEDFAKLSFEKNEERKEKPVYISVDDGKSNATVEGLQQGYCVIPSDKRFLVLYAFLKKKQSKKVMVFFSSCSSVKFHAELLNFLQIGCEDIHGKQKQQKRTTTFFNFCKAEKGILLCTNVAARGLDIPDVDYIVQYDPPDEPKDYIHRVGRTARGEKGKGSALLFLLPQELKFLIYLKAAKISLTEYEFNNKNVPNLQSHLENIVGENYFLNQSAKEAYRSYILAYNSHAMKDIFNVHDLDMKAVAASFCFKNPPKVNLDLESSASKRRKTRKVDGGARRHGINAANPYGRKGGDDNRQFARF; this is encoded by the exons TGTCTTATAATTGATGAAGCTGATCGCATTCTTGAGCAGAACTTTGAGGAAGATATGAAACAAATATTTAAACGCCTTCCCCAG AATCGGCAGACAGTTCTTTTTTCTGCGACACAAACTAAAGAG GTTGAAGATTTTGCCAAGTTGTCATTTGAGAAAAACGAAGAAAGGAAAGAAAAACCTGTTTATatctcagttgatgatggtaaatcaaat GCTACCGTGGAAGGCTTACAGCAGGGCTATTGTGTCATTCCTAGCGACAAGAGGTTTTTGGTTCTGTATGCTTTCCTAAAAAAGAAACAGTCTAAGAAGGTCATGGTGTTCTTTTCATCATGTAGCTCAGTAAAGTTCCATGCCGAGCTTCTAAATTTTCTCCAGATAGGGTGCGAAGATATCCATGGGAAACAAAAACAGCAGAAACGAACTACAACATTCTTTAACTTCTGCAAGGCAGAAAAGGGCATCTTATTATGCACTAATGTGGCAGCACGTGGACTTGATATTCCTGATGTG GATTATATTGTGCAATATGACCCTCCAGATGAACCAAAG GATTACATTCACAGAGTTGGTCGTACTGCACGTGGTGAAAAAGGCAAAGGAAGCGCCTTATTGTTCTTGTTGCCGCAAGAACTGAAGTTTCTTATTTACCTGAAG GCAGCCAAGATTTCTCTCACAGAATACGAGTTCAATAATAAGAATGTGCCAAATTTACAATCACACCTT GAGAACATCGTTGGTGAGAATTACTTCCTAAACCAGTCAGCTAAAGAAGCCTACAGATCCTACATCTTGGCATACAACTCACACGCCATGAAGGACATTTTTAATGTTCATGATCTTGATATGAAG GCTGTGGCAGCATCATTCTGTTTTAAGAACCCTCCAAAagtgaaccttgacttggagagCAGCGCTTCTAAACGTCGGAAGACAAGGAAAGTGGATGGTGGGGCGAGGAGGCATGGTATCAATGCCGCAAATCCTTATGGACGGAAGGGCGGTGATGATAACAGGCAATTCGCAAGATTCTAG